The DNA region ACCCTGTTTCTCTCGCATCCGGAACGAGATCCACGGTCTCAGCAGCTTTATAATGCGGTATTTGCGATCGGCCCCGATGGACGATTGGCGGGTAGTCACCGGAAGATCAACGCCCTGCGCGTCGGATCAGAAGCCTGGTCCACACCCGGCACCGAAGCAACCGCGTTTCGCCTTGCCCCATTCGGCGGCGTCGGGCTCCTCATCTGTGCGGACGCTTATACCCCAGGGATTGCCAAGAGTCTGAAGGCACAGGGCGCCAAGGTTCTCGTGTCCTCTGCTGCCTGGGCGCCGTGACTGCACGGTCCGAACGGTGAGTGGGAACGTTGCACGAACGACACGGGGCTGCCGTTGTTCGTCTGCAATCGAACGGGGCAGGACCGCACCCTCGATTTCAGGACAGCGGAGAGCGTGGTGGCTCAGGGCGGAAAACGGCTGCTGTCACTCTCGTGCGAACAATCCGCCATCTTCCTCTTCGACTGGAATCTCACAACGGGGACACTGGCTTCTGCCGATTACCAGCGTCTGTTGATCTAGCAGCATTCATTGTGAAGGATGGCCGGATCACGAGGTCGCCAACAACTGTGTGAGGAAAACAAAACCAGCCGGCCATGCGCCAAGAT from Nitrospira sp. includes:
- a CDS encoding carbon-nitrogen hydrolase family protein, whose translation is MAHPLLRIAFLHLAPVPGAVAQNRHLLTQAITKAACSGAGWIITPELAVSGYTFADTLGTDWIEPQPDHWMNRICRLADRFRVTLFLSHPERDPRSQQLYNAVFAIGPDGRLAGSHRKINALRVGSEAWSTPGTEATAFRLAPFGGVGLLICADAYTPGIAKSLKAQGAKVLVSSAAWAP